Proteins encoded by one window of Enterobacter hormaechei subsp. xiangfangensis:
- a CDS encoding transporter substrate-binding domain-containing protein has translation MKYGLLAGLVFTTASHASIDLKANEQPLPVTVDQQAVAKIPANYKFVEPGTLTVAISALNSPPLALLASDNRTRIGSDPDIARLLAGSLGLKLKLVPTAWEDWPLGITSGRYDVALVNIAVTEQRKEKFDFATYRVDSLAFSVKSTSNVQSITSAKDLAGKKVIVGSGTNQERILLGWNEENKKAGREPALPVYLTDDASGNLYIQSGRADVFFGPQSVSAYKAALTGKTRVVGLGPKKAYVATTTKKGNGLVYALQAALDGAIKRGEYQKVLARWGEAGEAVTSSDVNPPGITY, from the coding sequence ATGAAATATGGACTCCTGGCGGGGCTGGTCTTCACGACGGCGAGCCACGCCAGCATTGATTTAAAGGCCAACGAACAGCCGCTGCCGGTGACGGTTGATCAACAGGCAGTGGCGAAAATCCCGGCGAACTATAAATTTGTTGAGCCGGGTACCCTCACGGTGGCGATTTCAGCCCTGAATTCTCCGCCGCTTGCGCTGCTGGCCAGTGATAACCGCACCCGTATTGGCAGCGACCCGGATATCGCCCGGTTGCTGGCGGGCAGTCTGGGGCTGAAGCTGAAGCTGGTGCCAACGGCGTGGGAAGACTGGCCGCTGGGGATCACTTCCGGGCGCTATGACGTGGCGTTGGTGAATATCGCCGTCACCGAGCAACGTAAGGAGAAGTTCGATTTTGCGACCTATCGCGTCGATTCCCTGGCCTTCTCGGTGAAATCCACCAGCAACGTACAGTCGATCACCAGTGCGAAAGATCTGGCCGGGAAAAAGGTGATTGTCGGGTCTGGCACCAATCAGGAGCGTATTCTGCTGGGCTGGAACGAAGAGAATAAAAAGGCCGGGCGCGAGCCTGCGTTGCCGGTTTACCTGACCGACGACGCCTCAGGCAATCTTTATATTCAGTCCGGCAGGGCGGATGTGTTCTTTGGACCGCAGTCCGTTTCGGCCTACAAAGCCGCGTTAACCGGCAAAACCCGCGTCGTGGGTTTAGGCCCGAAGAAAGCCTATGTCGCCACCACAACCAAAAAAGGTAATGGGCTGGTGTATGCGTTGCAGGCTGCGCTGGACGGTGCGATTAAGCGCGGGGAGTATCAAAAGGTGCTGGCGCGCTGGGGGGAAGCGGGCGAAGCGGTGACGTCTTCAGACGTTAATCCGCCCGGGATAACCTACTAA
- a CDS encoding cupin domain-containing protein, whose amino-acid sequence MKIIRSGSLPSVQGPEAWFTGSVRIDAPFQATEPAKVGGATVTFEPGARTAWHTHPLGQTLIVTQGRGWLQEWGKEAEPLNQGDIAWIPPGVKHWHGASAQTAMTHIAIAEAVDGSPVAWLEKVTDEQYPNE is encoded by the coding sequence ATGAAAATTATCCGTAGCGGTTCGTTACCTTCCGTTCAGGGTCCAGAGGCCTGGTTTACCGGCAGCGTGCGCATTGACGCGCCTTTCCAGGCGACTGAACCGGCAAAAGTCGGTGGCGCGACCGTCACCTTTGAACCCGGCGCACGTACCGCCTGGCATACGCATCCTCTTGGACAAACGCTGATCGTGACGCAGGGGCGCGGCTGGTTACAGGAGTGGGGGAAAGAGGCGGAACCGCTGAATCAGGGGGATATCGCCTGGATCCCACCCGGCGTGAAGCACTGGCACGGCGCAAGCGCGCAGACGGCGATGACCCATATCGCCATCGCAGAAGCGGTCGACGGGAGTCCGGTGGCGTGGCTGGAGAAGGTCACCGACGAGCAGTATCCGAACGAGTAG
- a CDS encoding LysR family transcriptional regulator, with translation MLKDNFNDLLSFMVVARERSFTRAAAQLGVSQSALSHAMRKLEARLEVRLLTRTTRSVAPTEAGEQLFRRLSPHLLEIEQELTALRDTRDRPAGNIRLNAGEHAMSTVLWPVLKPFMAQYPDINVEVTVDNGLTDIVDGRFDAGVRLGEQVAKDMIAVRIAPDMRMAVVGSAEYLQRFGIPKTPEQLDQHRCINMRLPTRGGLYAWEFERDGRELRVRVEGQLILNSLPQRIDAAENGLGLAYVPQDAVQDALAKGRLVGVLEAWCPAFTGYHLYYPSRRQHTTAFALLIAALRHT, from the coding sequence ATGTTAAAAGACAACTTCAACGATCTGCTTTCCTTTATGGTCGTCGCCCGGGAGCGCAGCTTTACCCGCGCCGCGGCGCAGCTTGGGGTATCTCAGTCGGCACTCAGCCACGCAATGCGCAAGCTGGAAGCGAGGCTGGAAGTCCGTCTGTTAACCCGCACCACCCGTAGCGTGGCCCCTACCGAGGCCGGCGAGCAACTCTTTAGGCGCTTAAGCCCCCATCTGCTGGAGATCGAGCAGGAACTCACCGCGTTGCGTGATACCCGCGACAGACCTGCCGGGAATATTCGCCTTAACGCCGGGGAACACGCCATGTCTACGGTGCTGTGGCCTGTGCTTAAACCCTTTATGGCGCAGTATCCTGACATCAACGTTGAAGTCACGGTGGACAATGGGCTGACTGATATTGTCGATGGCCGCTTTGACGCGGGGGTGCGTCTGGGTGAGCAGGTGGCGAAAGATATGATTGCGGTACGTATTGCGCCGGACATGCGCATGGCGGTTGTCGGGTCAGCAGAGTATTTGCAACGTTTCGGCATACCGAAAACGCCGGAGCAGCTCGATCAGCACCGCTGCATTAATATGCGCCTGCCCACACGCGGCGGATTATATGCCTGGGAATTTGAACGGGACGGACGTGAGCTGCGCGTGCGGGTTGAAGGCCAGCTGATCCTCAACAGCCTGCCGCAGCGCATCGATGCCGCCGAAAACGGTCTGGGGCTGGCGTATGTTCCGCAAGATGCGGTTCAGGACGCCCTTGCTAAGGGCCGGTTAGTGGGTGTGCTTGAAGCCTGGTGTCCGGCTTTTACGGGATACCATCTGTATTATCCGAGCCGCCGCCAGCACACTACCGCCTTTGCATTACTTATTGCAGCCCTGCGGCATACATAG
- a CDS encoding Kdo(2)-lipid IV(A) acyltransferase, whose protein sequence is MTKLPQFSLAFIHPRYWLSWAGIAALWCTVQLPYPLLLKTGHRLGRLAMRLLPRRVEIARRNLELCFPDMKEDERERLLERNFESVGMGVIETGIAWFWPDWRVRKHFSVTGYEHMEQARAQGRGVVLIGMHFLTLELGARIFGMLNAGIGVYRPNNNALLDWLQTRGRLRSNKTMLDRYDLKGMIRALKQNEILWYAPDHDYGKTNSVFVPFFAVPDAATTAGSYMLVKSARPAVIPFVPRRKADGTGYELLILEDISDTLQGGDKASVATQMNRAIERAVMMAPEQYMWLHRRFKTRPEGQPDRYKRKKQVASTARTLSASDISDRSSIQQ, encoded by the coding sequence ATGACAAAATTACCTCAGTTTTCACTCGCCTTTATTCATCCTCGTTACTGGCTCAGCTGGGCAGGCATTGCCGCGCTCTGGTGCACGGTTCAGCTTCCGTACCCGCTGCTGTTGAAAACAGGTCACAGGCTTGGGCGTCTGGCTATGCGCCTGCTTCCACGCCGCGTGGAGATCGCCAGACGAAATCTTGAGCTTTGCTTTCCTGATATGAAAGAGGACGAGCGCGAGCGTTTACTTGAGCGTAATTTTGAATCGGTTGGAATGGGCGTCATCGAAACCGGGATAGCGTGGTTCTGGCCTGACTGGCGCGTGCGGAAACACTTCAGCGTGACCGGCTACGAACATATGGAACAGGCGCGGGCGCAAGGTAGGGGCGTGGTGCTCATTGGCATGCATTTTCTCACGCTGGAATTAGGCGCACGCATCTTTGGCATGCTCAACGCGGGTATTGGTGTGTATCGTCCCAACAATAATGCGTTGCTCGACTGGCTGCAAACGCGCGGTCGTCTGCGTTCCAATAAAACCATGCTTGACCGCTATGACCTGAAGGGCATGATCCGCGCACTGAAGCAAAACGAGATCCTGTGGTATGCCCCGGACCACGACTATGGCAAAACGAATAGCGTGTTTGTGCCGTTTTTTGCCGTCCCGGACGCCGCGACAACTGCCGGGAGCTACATGCTGGTGAAAAGTGCCAGACCGGCCGTGATCCCGTTTGTACCGCGCCGAAAAGCAGATGGCACAGGGTATGAGCTGCTTATTCTGGAAGATATCAGCGATACCTTGCAGGGAGGCGATAAAGCGTCGGTGGCCACGCAAATGAACAGAGCGATTGAGCGCGCCGTGATGATGGCGCCTGAGCAATATATGTGGCTGCATCGCCGGTTCAAAACCCGCCCTGAAGGCCAGCCGGACCGGTATAAACGCAAAAAACAGGTCGCGTCTACTGCAAGAACCTTATCTGCCAGCGATATTTCGGACCGGTCGAGTATCCAGCAGTAG
- a CDS encoding amino acid ABC transporter ATP-binding protein — protein MQASPEGHISITGVSKFFGRHKALDNVTLEIPPGSVTVILGPSGSGKSTLLRAINHLERVDEGFIQIDGDYIGYRRQGDKLYELKEKEILKQRVNVGYVFQNFNLFPHLTVLENLIEAPIAHKKFSKKEAVENAYSLLDVVGLRDKADAWSRHLSGGQQQRIAIARALALRPRVMLFDEPTSALDPELVGEVLDVIKKLARSGTTLVVVTHEIGFAREVADQVVFMVDGKIVEQGSSDDVLNRPSHPRTRQFLSKVL, from the coding sequence ATGCAAGCCTCTCCTGAAGGTCACATTTCCATTACCGGCGTCAGTAAGTTTTTTGGCCGACATAAAGCGCTCGATAACGTCACGCTTGAGATCCCGCCGGGCTCCGTGACGGTGATCCTCGGCCCCTCTGGATCGGGAAAATCGACGCTGCTGCGCGCCATTAACCATCTGGAGCGCGTAGACGAAGGCTTTATTCAGATTGACGGGGATTACATCGGCTATCGCCGTCAGGGTGACAAACTCTACGAACTCAAAGAGAAAGAGATCCTCAAACAGCGCGTCAACGTTGGGTACGTGTTTCAGAACTTCAATCTTTTTCCGCATCTCACGGTGCTGGAAAACCTGATTGAAGCACCCATCGCGCATAAAAAGTTCAGTAAAAAAGAGGCTGTTGAAAACGCCTACAGCCTGCTGGATGTGGTAGGACTGCGCGATAAAGCCGATGCCTGGTCGCGTCACCTCTCCGGCGGCCAGCAGCAGCGTATCGCCATTGCCCGCGCGCTGGCGCTGCGCCCGCGCGTGATGCTGTTTGATGAACCAACCTCGGCGCTGGATCCGGAACTGGTTGGCGAAGTGCTGGACGTAATTAAAAAACTCGCCCGTTCCGGCACTACGCTGGTGGTGGTCACCCATGAGATCGGCTTTGCCCGGGAAGTGGCGGACCAGGTGGTATTTATGGTCGACGGTAAAATTGTGGAGCAGGGCAGCAGCGATGACGTTTTAAACCGACCGTCTCATCCGCGAACGCGCCAGTTCCTCTCAAAAGTGCTGTAA
- a CDS encoding DNA-binding protein, whose amino-acid sequence MTGRVDYHLEKYLLTEAGEPERLTRQWAEVMRECHDQKSGAEERLRLALLNVDYVTSFELPFRLLLTRSPQLIDGIRNEFQLSQKNVLFNGKRFGCVYSLKQDLNGIPDEFTYHLKTRIQRIDASGGSEVPYRQIAQQVKAPRERLQLALEQGLAVTALDGLFWFGLQRIAADVQRLRKTGMRIVTSDTEVFDTFTGTTRRIPVYRLEDAAAT is encoded by the coding sequence ATGACCGGAAGAGTCGATTATCATCTTGAAAAATACCTCCTTACCGAAGCCGGCGAGCCCGAACGTTTGACGCGCCAGTGGGCCGAGGTGATGCGCGAGTGTCATGACCAGAAATCCGGGGCAGAAGAGCGGCTGCGTCTCGCGCTGCTGAACGTGGATTATGTGACCAGCTTTGAGCTTCCCTTCCGGTTACTTCTTACCCGTTCACCGCAGCTGATTGATGGCATCAGAAATGAGTTCCAGCTCAGTCAAAAAAATGTCCTGTTCAACGGCAAGCGGTTTGGCTGCGTTTACAGCCTTAAACAGGATTTGAACGGCATACCAGATGAATTTACCTACCACCTGAAGACCCGTATTCAGCGGATCGATGCGTCCGGTGGTTCGGAAGTGCCTTACCGGCAAATCGCTCAGCAGGTGAAAGCCCCCCGCGAGCGCCTCCAGCTGGCGCTGGAACAGGGGCTTGCGGTCACCGCGCTTGACGGGCTTTTCTGGTTTGGCCTCCAGCGCATAGCCGCCGACGTGCAGCGGTTAAGGAAGACCGGGATGAGAATAGTGACGTCCGATACGGAGGTGTTCGACACCTTTACCGGAACAACACGGCGCATTCCGGTTTATCGTCTTGAGGACGCTGCCGCTACTTAG
- a CDS encoding glutathione S-transferase family protein, giving the protein MIKLYDVPGWGSAISEVMLTLADIPYQFVNVDGFDQPGPQRELLLKLNPLCQVPTLELENGAIVTETAAIALMVLDSRPDLAPPVGQAERQQFQRLLIWFVANVYPTFTYADYPERWVPDAPEQLKKNCIEYRKSLYLWFDSQLSASPFAFGKQLTLLDVYIAVARTWGPRHEWFATNTPNITAVADAVCALPELHKVLKANDII; this is encoded by the coding sequence ATGATCAAACTCTATGACGTACCTGGCTGGGGATCGGCAATCAGTGAAGTGATGCTGACTCTGGCAGACATCCCGTATCAGTTCGTCAACGTGGACGGGTTTGACCAGCCCGGCCCGCAGCGCGAATTGCTGTTGAAACTGAACCCGCTGTGCCAGGTGCCGACGCTGGAGCTGGAAAACGGGGCGATCGTGACGGAAACCGCGGCGATCGCCCTGATGGTGCTCGACAGCCGTCCCGACCTCGCGCCGCCCGTTGGGCAGGCCGAGCGCCAGCAGTTTCAGCGCCTGCTCATCTGGTTTGTGGCGAACGTCTATCCCACCTTTACGTATGCAGATTACCCGGAACGCTGGGTGCCTGATGCCCCGGAACAGTTGAAGAAAAACTGCATTGAGTACCGAAAATCGCTTTATCTGTGGTTCGACAGCCAGCTCAGCGCCTCGCCGTTTGCGTTTGGCAAACAGCTGACGCTGCTTGACGTCTATATTGCCGTTGCGCGTACCTGGGGTCCACGCCATGAGTGGTTTGCCACCAACACGCCTAATATTACCGCCGTCGCGGATGCCGTCTGCGCGCTGCCGGAACTGCACAAGGTGCTAAAAGCTAACGATATAATCTGA
- a CDS encoding amidohydrolase, which produces MSFSEQLIAWRRELHQNPELSGQEVETTARLREWLTAAGIAPLPYDLQTGLVAEIGTGNALVALRADIDALPIDERSGVPFSSRRAGVMHACGHDIHTSVILGAALKLKEREASLNGRVRILFQPAEENFGGAKSMVRAGALRDVRAIFGMHNEPSLPVGEFATRGGPFYANVDRFVIHVTGKGAHAARPHEGNDAIVLASQLVTALQSVASRNVNTLDSVVLSVTRIAGGNTWNVLPESVELEGTLRTHRTEVQQNVKARVGEIAAGFASAFSAQINITWYAGPTALVNDEHWAVFATSVAREAGYETRHAELHMGGEDFAVYLQNIPGAFVSIGSNSPFGLHHPAFNPDEALIEPAARYFAQLAEKALQHV; this is translated from the coding sequence ATGAGCTTTAGCGAACAACTGATTGCCTGGCGTCGTGAGCTGCACCAGAACCCTGAACTCTCCGGTCAGGAGGTCGAAACAACGGCCCGCCTGCGCGAGTGGCTGACGGCAGCCGGGATTGCGCCGCTGCCTTACGATCTCCAGACCGGGCTGGTTGCGGAGATCGGCACGGGCAACGCACTGGTTGCGCTGCGCGCCGATATCGACGCGTTACCCATCGACGAGCGCAGCGGGGTGCCGTTTAGCTCCCGGCGTGCCGGGGTGATGCATGCCTGCGGACACGACATTCACACCAGCGTGATCCTCGGCGCCGCGCTAAAGCTGAAAGAGCGGGAAGCCTCGCTTAACGGTCGCGTGCGGATCCTGTTCCAGCCTGCGGAAGAAAATTTCGGCGGAGCGAAAAGCATGGTGCGGGCCGGGGCGTTACGCGACGTACGCGCGATTTTCGGAATGCATAATGAGCCTTCACTGCCGGTCGGCGAGTTTGCCACGCGCGGCGGCCCGTTCTATGCCAACGTCGATCGCTTCGTTATTCACGTGACCGGCAAAGGCGCGCATGCCGCACGTCCCCATGAAGGCAACGACGCCATCGTGCTGGCAAGCCAGCTGGTAACCGCGCTGCAAAGCGTAGCCAGCCGTAACGTCAATACGCTGGATTCGGTTGTTCTGAGCGTGACGCGCATCGCCGGGGGGAATACCTGGAATGTGCTGCCGGAAAGCGTTGAGCTGGAGGGCACGCTGCGCACGCACCGCACGGAAGTGCAGCAGAACGTGAAAGCGCGCGTCGGTGAAATCGCCGCCGGATTTGCCAGCGCCTTTAGCGCGCAGATCAACATCACCTGGTACGCCGGGCCCACCGCGCTGGTGAACGATGAGCACTGGGCCGTGTTTGCCACCTCGGTCGCGCGCGAAGCGGGATATGAAACCCGGCATGCGGAACTGCACATGGGCGGGGAGGATTTCGCGGTCTATCTGCAAAACATACCCGGCGCGTTTGTCAGCATTGGCAGCAACAGTCCGTTTGGGTTACATCACCCGGCATTTAACCCGGACGAAGCATTAATCGAACCCGCTGCCCGCTATTTTGCTCAGCTCGCGGAAAAAGCCCTGCAACACGTTTAA
- a CDS encoding MsnO8 family LLM class oxidoreductase has product MSWRISILDKSPVAEHETAADALARTLALAQQAETLGYHRFWIAEHHNTPQLASPSPELLIAWILGQTKRIRVGSGGVMLQHYSPYKVAENFNVLAAIAPGRVDLGVGKAPGGLPLSTRALQYGLNPQEKGSFADQLTQLDRWIRPENQSAEEDVRATPLPPVPARGFLLGASTESVLLAASLDWHFVFAAHLNGDPELLREVVTAWRQHSVREVIVAVQVIVAPTQAEADALAQKVEVWGVELANGQRVTVASEEQAYAFARQAGSEPVRIARRAQSLLAGTAASVLEQLNALHQQWGIDEFIIDTPVADGATRVQSLRLLAEARLNREVTV; this is encoded by the coding sequence ATGTCATGGCGAATCAGCATTCTGGATAAAAGCCCCGTCGCAGAACACGAAACAGCCGCCGATGCGCTGGCGCGAACCTTAGCACTGGCGCAGCAGGCAGAAACGCTGGGTTATCACCGCTTCTGGATTGCCGAACACCACAATACCCCGCAGCTTGCCAGCCCCTCGCCGGAGCTGCTGATTGCCTGGATCCTCGGGCAAACAAAGCGTATTCGCGTGGGCTCAGGCGGCGTCATGCTGCAACATTACAGCCCCTACAAAGTCGCCGAAAATTTTAACGTACTGGCCGCCATTGCGCCGGGCCGGGTTGATCTGGGCGTTGGCAAAGCGCCCGGCGGTCTGCCGCTCTCTACCCGCGCTTTGCAGTACGGCCTAAATCCGCAGGAAAAAGGCAGCTTTGCAGACCAACTGACGCAGCTTGATCGCTGGATCCGCCCTGAAAATCAGTCAGCGGAGGAGGACGTTCGCGCCACGCCGCTGCCGCCGGTGCCTGCCCGGGGATTTCTGCTGGGCGCCAGTACCGAAAGCGTGCTGCTGGCGGCCTCCCTCGACTGGCATTTTGTCTTTGCCGCCCATCTGAATGGTGATCCTGAGCTGCTGCGCGAGGTCGTCACAGCCTGGCGTCAACACAGCGTCCGGGAGGTGATTGTGGCCGTGCAGGTCATTGTTGCCCCAACACAGGCTGAGGCCGATGCGCTGGCGCAGAAGGTTGAAGTGTGGGGTGTGGAGCTGGCAAACGGACAGCGCGTCACCGTCGCCAGCGAAGAACAGGCCTACGCCTTTGCGCGGCAGGCGGGGAGTGAACCGGTGCGCATTGCGCGTCGGGCGCAGTCTCTGCTGGCCGGAACGGCGGCGTCGGTGCTTGAACAGCTCAACGCGCTGCATCAGCAGTGGGGGATTGACGAATTTATCATCGACACGCCGGTCGCTGATGGCGCAACGCGCGTGCAGTCCCTGCGACTGCTGGCCGAGGCGCGTCTTAACAGGGAGGTTACCGTATGA
- a CDS encoding GNAT family N-acetyltransferase has product MREQFRDVSPEDADLQPIIEGLFGEYAARYGDYFSKDAEVELTEWYLAPQGLFIVLERDGEIIATGAYKPFDEHTAEIKRIWTNKTLRQQGLAARVIQELERRAVLAGYSHIYLTTGFRQPEAVRLYLSQGYQPQFDLNRDPEEYSQPPFDGRLRFTKTLIREALSKTA; this is encoded by the coding sequence ATGCGCGAACAATTTCGTGACGTTTCGCCGGAAGATGCCGATCTTCAGCCCATTATCGAGGGGCTTTTTGGTGAATACGCCGCTCGTTACGGCGACTACTTTTCAAAGGATGCGGAAGTCGAGCTGACAGAGTGGTACCTGGCGCCGCAGGGGCTGTTTATCGTTCTGGAGCGCGATGGCGAGATCATCGCCACCGGGGCGTATAAGCCCTTCGACGAACATACCGCAGAGATCAAACGTATCTGGACGAATAAAACGCTGCGCCAGCAGGGGCTGGCCGCGCGCGTGATACAGGAGCTGGAGCGCCGGGCGGTGCTGGCGGGCTACAGCCACATCTACCTGACCACGGGGTTTCGTCAGCCGGAGGCGGTGCGGCTCTATCTCAGCCAGGGGTATCAGCCGCAGTTCGATCTCAACCGCGACCCGGAAGAGTACAGCCAGCCGCCGTTCGACGGTCGGCTGCGTTTCACCAAGACGCTGATCCGCGAAGCGCTCAGCAAAACCGCATAA
- the pptA gene encoding tautomerase PptA, whose product MPHVDIKCFPRDLTDEQKTALAADIAEAIARHLNSKDRSISVALQEIQEADWKAQVWDTEIGPKLDELIKKPGYSM is encoded by the coding sequence ATGCCACACGTTGATATCAAATGTTTTCCACGCGATCTGACTGACGAACAAAAAACGGCCCTGGCGGCGGATATCGCCGAAGCGATCGCCCGTCATCTGAACAGCAAAGATCGCTCAATCTCCGTGGCGCTTCAGGAGATTCAGGAAGCTGACTGGAAGGCGCAGGTCTGGGATACCGAGATCGGCCCGAAACTGGATGAACTGATTAAGAAGCCCGGCTATTCGATGTAA
- a CDS encoding shikimate kinase translates to MKINIIGTSGSGKSTFGRRIAEALAIPYIEMDRLYWRANWQGTPDDEFLATLEKALAASPDWVLDGNYNRTRDVKWRDVDLVVWIDRGFIRTLWQAVTRASRRAWHKQELWPGTGNRESFRRSFLSKDSIIIWTIKTWRSNRKRYQADMQNPQYKHIRFLRITRRQDAERLIASLNSRR, encoded by the coding sequence GTGAAAATCAATATCATAGGTACCAGCGGAAGTGGGAAAAGCACGTTTGGCAGGCGAATCGCGGAGGCGCTGGCTATCCCTTACATTGAGATGGACAGGCTTTACTGGCGAGCGAACTGGCAGGGAACACCGGACGATGAGTTTCTTGCAACCCTGGAAAAAGCGCTCGCCGCCTCGCCTGACTGGGTCCTGGACGGGAATTACAACCGCACACGCGACGTTAAGTGGCGCGACGTCGATCTGGTGGTGTGGATAGATCGTGGGTTTATCCGCACGCTCTGGCAAGCGGTGACGCGGGCCTCCAGACGCGCCTGGCACAAACAGGAGCTCTGGCCCGGCACGGGGAACCGCGAAAGCTTTCGTCGGTCGTTCCTTAGCAAGGACTCTATTATCATCTGGACGATCAAAACCTGGCGCAGCAACCGCAAACGCTATCAAGCGGATATGCAAAACCCGCAGTACAAACACATTCGCTTTCTCCGCATTACCCGACGGCAGGATGCCGAAAGACTCATTGCCTCGCTTAATTCACGCCGATGA
- a CDS encoding amino acid ABC transporter permease: MSNVETIKVVPARYPLRAAGAVVALFVLAVVIQSVAFNPRWEWAVFARWFFDPVILEGVGQTLLLTLISTVLSVVIGGMLALARLSSSWLLSSLAWGYIWLFRSLPLIVVLIILYNFSYLYDTLSLGVPFTDITWGSFETINVLGQFSTAIVGLTLVQSAYTAEIIRGGFLGVDHGQYEAAAALGLPAWRRTVRIILPQALRTILPSGFNEIISLAKGTAMVYVLAMPELFYTIQMIYNRTQEVIPLLMVGAVWYLVITTVLSAIQHVIERGLARSERRSAVNQNRAASRSRSVTTSPAQEPVHASLS, encoded by the coding sequence ATGAGCAACGTTGAAACCATAAAAGTGGTCCCGGCACGTTATCCGCTGCGCGCTGCTGGCGCCGTGGTGGCGCTGTTTGTGCTGGCGGTCGTGATTCAGTCCGTGGCCTTTAATCCGCGCTGGGAGTGGGCGGTATTTGCCCGCTGGTTCTTCGACCCGGTGATCCTCGAAGGCGTCGGCCAGACGCTGCTGCTGACGTTGATAAGCACCGTACTGAGCGTGGTGATTGGCGGCATGCTGGCGCTGGCGCGGCTCTCGTCATCATGGCTGTTGAGCAGCCTGGCGTGGGGTTACATCTGGCTGTTCCGATCGCTGCCGCTGATCGTGGTGCTGATTATCCTCTATAACTTCTCCTATCTCTACGACACGCTCTCTCTCGGCGTGCCTTTTACCGACATTACCTGGGGCAGCTTTGAAACCATCAACGTTCTCGGGCAGTTTTCTACCGCCATCGTGGGGCTGACGCTGGTGCAGAGCGCCTATACTGCGGAGATCATTCGCGGGGGCTTCCTTGGGGTCGACCACGGTCAGTATGAGGCGGCCGCTGCGCTAGGTCTGCCGGCGTGGCGTCGCACCGTGCGCATAATTCTCCCGCAGGCACTGCGCACCATCCTGCCGTCCGGGTTTAACGAAATTATCAGCCTCGCCAAAGGGACGGCGATGGTGTACGTGCTGGCGATGCCGGAACTGTTCTACACGATCCAGATGATCTACAACCGCACCCAGGAGGTGATCCCGCTGTTGATGGTGGGGGCCGTCTGGTATCTGGTGATCACCACCGTACTGTCTGCCATCCAGCATGTTATTGAGCGTGGACTCGCCCGCAGCGAGCGCCGCTCCGCCGTAAACCAGAACCGGGCGGCGAGTCGCTCGCGTTCGGTCACCACTTCGCCAGCACAGGAGCCTGTTCATGCAAGCCTCTCCTGA